The following are encoded together in the Montipora capricornis isolate CH-2021 chromosome 5, ASM3666992v2, whole genome shotgun sequence genome:
- the LOC138048620 gene encoding uncharacterized protein, which yields MVKTRKGQGQDGAVAQGQDGAAEEAEGKDQEFVSMVTVRELLKVQESALKAIFESMISSFSSRLDDVVKTVSSLKASLEFSQKEIEDLKPLNLKLSEATRTIDQIKCDFGGMQLKTEYLESQSRRNNIRVSGIPEAVGETWEVSEAKVKAVIKEKLQIDVDIERAHRVERRKPSKRQNTNQPRTIVCRLRDWKQREAVVRKARKDKPEGLYVSEDLAPETLLKREAQIPKLKAAKESGKIAYFILDRLVIREKPARVRYHFMI from the coding sequence ATGGTGAAAACTCGTAAAGGTCAAGGTCAAGATGGCGCCGTTGCTCAAGGGCAAGATGGCGCCGCTGAAGAAGCCGAAGGCAAAGATCAAGAGTTTGTCTCGATGGTCACAGTAAGAGAGCTTTTAAAGGTGCAGGAGTCTGCTCTAAAGGCCATATTCGAGTCTATGATCAGCTCATTTTCGTCGAGGTTGGACGACGTGGTCAAAACTGTTTCCTCTTTGAAAGCCAGTTTGGAGTTTTCACAGAAAGAGATTGAAGATCTTAAACCTCTAAACTTAAAGTTGTCCGAGGCCACCAGGACCATTGACCAGATCAAGTGTGACTTTGGCGGAATGCAGCTGAAGACAGAATACCTTGAAAGCCAGTCCAGGAGAAATAATATCAGGGTGAGTGGCATTCCTGAAGCGGTGGGCGAAACTTGGGAGGTTTCGGAAGCGAAGGTGAAGGCGGTTATCAAGGAGAAGTTGCAGATAGACGTGGATATCGAGAGGGCCCACAGGGTAGAGCGCCGAAAGCCAAGCAAGAGGCAGAACACCAACCAACCGAGAACGATTGTTTGCCGCTTGCGAGACTGGAAGCAGAGGGAAGCAGTGGTCAGGAAAGCTCGCAAAGACAAGCCCGAAGGTCTCTATGTGAGCGAGGATCTGGCTCCCGAGACCCTACTTAAGCGGGAAGCCCAAATTCCAAAGTTAAAAGCAGCTAAGGAGTCAGGTAAAATAGCCTATTTCATACTTGATAGGCTTGTTATTCGTGAAAAACCAGCGCGAGTTCGTTACCATTTCATGATCTAG